Proteins encoded within one genomic window of Synechococcus sp. PCC 7335:
- a CDS encoding SDR family oxidoreductase translates to MKALVAGSTGKTGSHIVKLLLEKGIEVRALVRNLDKANSVLPDTVEKVIGDVMSPESLTTALAGCDALLSATGAEPSFDPTGPYKVDYEGNKNLVDAAKAAGIDQFVMVSSLCVSKIFHPLNLFWGILYWKQQAEDYLKVSGVPYTIVRPGGLKDEDNAQAIVMSPADTLFEGSIPRVKVAQVCVDAIGQDVAKNKVLEIVTSAEAAVQPIETLFASVG, encoded by the coding sequence ATGAAAGCACTGGTTGCAGGTTCGACGGGAAAGACAGGTAGTCATATTGTCAAGTTGCTTCTAGAGAAGGGCATCGAAGTTCGAGCACTAGTTAGAAATCTAGACAAAGCCAACTCAGTGCTGCCAGACACAGTTGAGAAAGTCATTGGCGATGTAATGAGCCCGGAAAGTCTAACTACCGCGTTAGCAGGCTGCGATGCCTTGCTCAGTGCAACAGGCGCAGAACCCAGCTTTGATCCTACAGGCCCTTATAAGGTCGACTACGAAGGTAATAAGAACTTGGTAGATGCGGCAAAGGCAGCAGGAATTGACCAGTTTGTGATGGTGTCGTCGCTATGTGTGTCTAAGATTTTTCACCCATTGAACCTGTTTTGGGGAATCTTGTACTGGAAGCAGCAGGCAGAAGATTATTTGAAAGTGAGCGGTGTGCCGTACACGATTGTGCGCCCCGGTGGATTGAAAGATGAGGATAATGCTCAGGCGATTGTAATGTCTCCTGCCGATACACTATTTGAAGGAAGTATTCCGCGGGTGAAGGTAGCTCAGGTCTGTGTAGATGCCATCGGTCAAGACGTGGCTAAGAACAAAGTACTAGAGATAGTAACCAGCGCAGAGGCAGCAGTTCAACCAATAGAGACACTATTTGCTAGCGTTGGTTAG
- a CDS encoding DUF1997 domain-containing protein has translation MQIHSNGASHAGSPFFETGASLIEDQKTSKKNVTSFKDTLHFQGNYIGHMEMYADATTVAQYLDAHQEWFPQCAQPMEVEPIGKNGYGLAVGKYKSLNHVVEPKIGLRLLPQEKGIYRIETIPVPGYNPEGYDVDFHASMTLCEEAAKDIPKDIDVEKTTHVEWELSLSTWVEVPRFVQALPDNLVKASGDQLLTQIVRQVSKRLTRKVQAEFHTSMGLPIPCSQKRFWQR, from the coding sequence ATGCAAATTCATTCTAATGGAGCATCCCACGCAGGCTCCCCATTTTTTGAAACGGGTGCTAGTCTGATTGAAGATCAAAAAACTTCAAAAAAGAACGTAACTTCTTTTAAAGACACTTTGCATTTTCAAGGCAACTACATAGGTCATATGGAGATGTATGCAGATGCTACTACCGTGGCGCAGTATCTGGATGCTCACCAAGAATGGTTTCCTCAGTGTGCTCAACCCATGGAAGTAGAGCCCATCGGAAAGAATGGCTATGGTCTAGCTGTCGGCAAGTATAAGAGCCTAAATCATGTAGTAGAGCCAAAGATTGGTTTGCGTTTACTGCCTCAAGAAAAAGGTATCTATCGCATCGAAACCATCCCGGTGCCTGGCTACAACCCTGAAGGCTACGACGTCGACTTTCATGCTTCTATGACGCTGTGCGAAGAGGCTGCCAAAGATATTCCAAAAGATATCGATGTCGAAAAAACTACTCATGTAGAGTGGGAGCTTAGCCTATCTACTTGGGTAGAAGTTCCCCGCTTTGTACAAGCTTTGCCAGATAACCTAGTCAAAGCCTCTGGCGACCAGCTTCTCACTCAAATTGTTCGCCAGGTCTCTAAACGCTTGACTCGCAAAGTTCAAGCTGAGTTTCATACGTCTATGGGCCTACCTATTCCTTGTTCGCAAAAACGCTTTTGGCAACGGTGA